From the Gordonia bronchialis DSM 43247 genome, one window contains:
- a CDS encoding YhjD/YihY/BrkB family envelope integrity protein, protein MPAPESPVDEESRPQPDSRFGRLVARAQAIAVAVMGFVRVMPGGGLLIRILGDIARGNITDRAMTLAAQAFTGILPIVILLTTLPGSSVIDTSLAKLGIHGGNVDFLSSADTTTVGTFGLIGALMTIAGATSLSRALGRMYVSIWQVTKLPLKGWWRWVVVIFTIPVAVTVQGMSTDLSSNTIFGVHIDDSGLLGIGLVIVVTFLIWTITWTLVPRLLVSAQVPLRLLTLNGAVTGALITVLMVGSRVVMPRIMNNTTQHYGTLGVVFIAISWLFIFAGILVVTALVTNAVITDDGAVGSWLRNLVGSPTPMPKSESPRWYQPTI, encoded by the coding sequence ATGCCTGCGCCCGAATCGCCGGTCGACGAGGAGTCCCGCCCACAGCCGGACTCCCGGTTCGGCCGGCTCGTGGCCCGTGCCCAGGCGATCGCGGTGGCGGTCATGGGGTTCGTCCGGGTGATGCCGGGCGGTGGTCTGCTGATCCGCATCCTCGGGGACATCGCACGCGGCAACATCACCGACCGGGCGATGACGCTGGCCGCACAGGCGTTCACCGGTATCCTGCCGATCGTCATCCTGCTGACCACCCTGCCGGGCAGTTCGGTCATCGACACGTCACTGGCCAAGCTCGGCATCCACGGCGGCAATGTCGACTTCCTGTCGTCGGCCGACACCACCACGGTCGGCACCTTCGGGCTGATCGGTGCGTTGATGACCATCGCCGGCGCCACCTCCCTGTCGCGGGCCCTCGGCCGCATGTACGTGTCGATCTGGCAGGTCACCAAACTGCCGCTGAAGGGTTGGTGGCGCTGGGTGGTGGTGATCTTCACCATCCCGGTGGCCGTCACCGTGCAGGGGATGTCGACCGATCTCAGTTCCAACACCATCTTCGGCGTCCACATCGACGACAGCGGACTGCTCGGTATCGGCCTGGTGATCGTGGTGACGTTCCTGATCTGGACCATCACCTGGACACTGGTGCCGCGCCTGCTGGTGTCGGCACAGGTGCCACTGCGTCTGCTCACCCTCAACGGCGCGGTCACCGGCGCGCTGATCACCGTCCTGATGGTCGGCAGCCGGGTGGTCATGCCGAGGATCATGAACAACACCACCCAGCATTACGGCACACTCGGCGTCGTCTTCATCGCCATCAGCTGGCTGTTCATCTTCGCCGGCATCCTGGTGGTGACCGCACTGGTGACCAATGCGGTGATCACCGACGACGGCGCGGTGGGCAGCTGGCTCCGCAATCTCGTCGGGTCCCCCACGCCCATGCCGAAATCCGAGTCGCCGCGCTGGTACCAGCCGACCATTTGA
- a CDS encoding serine/threonine protein kinase, which yields MRLLGSGGMGEVYLATHPRLPRNDALKVLAPHYSGNDEFRQRFSREADIASGLDHPSIVKIYDRGEADDRLWISMQYVPGVDAHDLLVAEGPMPLDAVVAISAAVGSALDHAHGHGMIHRDVKPRNILIDTTANPRRVMLADFGIARPTDETHGLTATNLTIGTMNYTSPEQISESHIDGRADQYSLACTVYELLTGAPPFVGKGVANIIHLQLNAPPPDVRQQRPDLPAGVADAIARALQKDPGRRFGSCAEFEGALVASRQPAPAVRRPAGPSSSGSVPAPTGGADTGGAAMGPQSTPQSISGPQRAASSAMPSGPTMGGTPGSGPSFAPTMSGPLAGGVGNGTAGTRPPSAPFRDAEPGQQNPAARIAGARSSGEVHAPTQARPLLPAARRTHTRRNVLIGAVIVAVVAAVVVALVLRSTGPDDAAPADQLAAELTDQAITFAKQESATYNGTVNDYGTVYTLRDFTVTAAGDAAGMVETAGHTVEFRELDDKMFGKSNEAYWREEFTAVSEYWPLDYAAMARGWVRLGPDQFLNLGKILAPEAIASQMIWGTRPEPQHNPNAEPGARVEPASTQTVERDGDVYTAGEAEFTIDGNRVTKIGGRLSALAPALVDLTVSTSHSPDEVYSTFRTEQPQMLRTPAPWLRLPSGRQSDSFLVTQSCAGTCQLDYALYADFPGTTERGSVTNHIVTRIEVNGRPVGTRCDEWRSVLFNTAVRYRCTVSGTADDRSAELAPRLDAVHVHRIRSADIRDDDQCEPGGVERRGPGRLGGERSVCTERGATLQLVHLCQRVESDDRDRSRPF from the coding sequence GTGCGGCTCCTCGGATCCGGCGGGATGGGTGAGGTCTACCTGGCAACCCATCCGCGTCTGCCGCGTAACGACGCGCTGAAGGTGCTTGCACCCCATTACTCGGGCAATGACGAGTTCCGGCAACGGTTCAGTCGCGAGGCCGACATCGCCTCGGGTCTGGATCATCCGAGCATCGTCAAGATCTACGACCGTGGTGAGGCCGACGACCGTCTGTGGATCTCGATGCAGTACGTGCCGGGCGTCGACGCCCACGATCTGCTCGTCGCCGAGGGGCCGATGCCGCTCGATGCGGTGGTGGCGATCTCGGCAGCGGTCGGTTCGGCCCTGGACCACGCGCACGGCCACGGCATGATCCACCGGGACGTGAAGCCGCGCAACATCCTGATCGACACCACGGCCAATCCGCGGCGGGTCATGTTGGCGGACTTCGGGATTGCGCGGCCCACCGACGAGACGCATGGCCTGACGGCGACCAATCTGACCATCGGGACGATGAATTACACGTCGCCCGAACAGATCTCGGAATCGCATATCGACGGCCGGGCCGATCAGTACTCACTGGCGTGTACGGTCTACGAGCTACTGACCGGTGCTCCGCCGTTCGTCGGTAAGGGCGTGGCGAATATCATCCACCTCCAGCTCAACGCCCCGCCGCCGGATGTACGACAACAGCGTCCCGATCTGCCGGCGGGGGTCGCGGATGCGATTGCGCGTGCGTTGCAGAAGGATCCGGGACGGCGGTTCGGCTCGTGTGCCGAGTTCGAAGGTGCGTTGGTGGCGTCGCGGCAGCCGGCACCGGCCGTACGGCGCCCCGCCGGACCGTCGTCGTCGGGGTCTGTCCCGGCCCCGACTGGGGGTGCAGACACAGGCGGTGCGGCCATGGGCCCGCAATCCACGCCGCAGTCCATCTCTGGACCCCAACGCGCAGCTTCCTCGGCCATGCCCTCCGGCCCGACGATGGGCGGGACGCCGGGTTCGGGTCCCAGCTTCGCACCGACGATGTCGGGACCGCTCGCGGGAGGCGTCGGGAACGGCACCGCCGGGACGAGGCCGCCCAGCGCACCGTTTCGCGACGCGGAGCCGGGGCAGCAGAATCCGGCGGCTCGGATTGCCGGAGCGCGGAGCTCCGGCGAGGTGCACGCGCCGACGCAGGCCCGACCTCTCCTACCTGCCGCACGGCGGACGCACACGCGTCGAAACGTGCTCATCGGTGCCGTGATCGTCGCCGTCGTGGCAGCGGTCGTCGTTGCGCTGGTCCTGCGATCGACCGGCCCCGACGATGCCGCCCCGGCAGACCAACTCGCGGCCGAATTGACCGATCAGGCAATAACATTCGCGAAGCAGGAGTCGGCGACCTACAACGGCACGGTCAATGACTACGGCACCGTCTACACGCTGCGTGACTTCACTGTGACCGCTGCGGGTGATGCGGCCGGTATGGTCGAGACGGCCGGACACACGGTGGAATTCCGTGAGCTCGACGACAAGATGTTCGGTAAGAGCAATGAGGCCTACTGGCGGGAAGAGTTCACGGCGGTCAGCGAGTATTGGCCCCTCGACTACGCCGCCATGGCCCGGGGCTGGGTCCGACTCGGCCCTGATCAATTCCTGAACCTGGGCAAGATCCTCGCGCCCGAAGCGATTGCCAGTCAAATGATCTGGGGCACACGTCCGGAACCCCAACACAATCCCAACGCCGAACCCGGTGCGCGGGTCGAGCCCGCGTCGACCCAGACCGTCGAACGCGACGGTGATGTGTACACAGCGGGCGAGGCCGAGTTCACGATTGACGGGAACCGTGTGACGAAGATCGGGGGACGTCTGAGTGCATTGGCGCCGGCCCTCGTCGATCTCACGGTTTCGACGTCCCATTCGCCGGACGAGGTGTACTCCACCTTCCGCACCGAGCAGCCACAGATGCTTCGCACACCGGCACCGTGGTTGCGGCTACCGTCGGGTCGGCAAAGTGACTCGTTCCTGGTGACGCAGTCCTGCGCGGGCACCTGCCAACTGGATTACGCGCTGTATGCGGACTTTCCGGGGACCACCGAACGCGGGTCGGTGACCAATCACATCGTGACGCGAATCGAGGTCAACGGGAGGCCGGTCGGAACGCGGTGCGACGAATGGCGTTCGGTCTTGTTCAACACCGCGGTTCGCTACCGGTGCACGGTGTCGGGGACTGCCGACGACCGGTCGGCGGAACTGGCGCCACGACTGGACGCAGTACATGTTCACCGAATTCGATCCGCGGACATACGCGACGATGATCAATGCGAACCTGGCGGCGTCGAACGCCGTGGCCCGGGTCGACTGGGTGGCGAGCGATCCGTATGCACCGAGCGTGGCGCGACACTACAACTCGTCCATCTCTGCCAACGCGTCGAATCTGATGATCGCGATCGGAGCCGCCCGTTTTGA
- a CDS encoding transcriptional regulator has translation MTADASPVARFDDVIHPSTRLTLVATLAATEWAEFAYLKDQLGLSDSALSKQLSALEEAGYLTTERRSTGRRRTVRARLTPTGRDAYAGHIAALRAIVGDAL, from the coding sequence ATGACCGCCGACGCCTCCCCCGTCGCACGCTTCGACGACGTCATCCACCCCAGCACGCGACTCACCCTGGTCGCAACCCTAGCCGCCACCGAGTGGGCCGAGTTCGCGTACCTGAAAGATCAACTAGGGCTTTCGGATTCGGCGCTGTCCAAACAGCTTTCGGCCCTTGAGGAGGCCGGCTACCTCACCACCGAACGCCGCAGCACCGGGCGCCGTCGAACCGTACGCGCCCGCCTCACCCCGACCGGCCGCGACGCGTACGCCGGCCACATCGCGGCGCTGCGCGCCATCGTCGGCGACGCGCTGTGA
- a CDS encoding DUF2786 domain-containing protein: protein MRDDKLLTRISALLRQAENTDNEHEAETFMQAAQRLATASSIDLAVARAHDPAARRTTPPIARQIHIGESGKRGLRTYVQLFVAIAGANDVTVDVAHNSTYVLAYGYEADIDACETLYTSLIVQMVAASDSYLRSGAYKGETFARVVSQRSGWYTRRVVEEKPLSPITARLNFQSAFAERIGRRLSEARDAARAEAIENERETESAARSTAVALRNKEIEVKDFYRSESRARGTWRPSSASAGYSEAARRAGDRAGRRAKIGVDPELGGARGALEA, encoded by the coding sequence ATGCGCGACGATAAGCTGCTCACCCGTATCTCCGCCCTTCTGCGGCAGGCCGAGAACACCGACAACGAGCATGAGGCCGAGACCTTCATGCAGGCGGCCCAACGGCTGGCGACCGCGTCGTCGATCGATCTCGCGGTCGCCCGTGCCCACGATCCGGCGGCCCGCCGTACGACCCCGCCGATCGCCCGTCAGATCCACATCGGCGAGTCCGGCAAACGTGGACTGCGTACCTACGTGCAGCTGTTCGTCGCGATCGCCGGGGCCAACGACGTCACCGTCGACGTGGCACACAATTCGACCTATGTGCTCGCCTACGGCTACGAGGCCGACATCGATGCCTGCGAGACGCTCTACACCTCGCTGATCGTGCAGATGGTCGCGGCCAGCGACAGCTATCTGCGGTCGGGGGCGTACAAGGGTGAGACTTTTGCGCGGGTCGTCAGCCAGCGGAGTGGTTGGTACACACGGCGGGTCGTCGAGGAGAAGCCGTTGTCGCCGATCACGGCACGGCTCAACTTCCAGTCGGCCTTCGCTGAACGCATCGGCCGGCGGCTGTCGGAGGCGCGGGATGCCGCGCGTGCCGAGGCCATCGAGAACGAACGGGAGACGGAGTCGGCGGCACGCTCGACGGCGGTCGCCTTGCGTAACAAGGAGATCGAGGTCAAGGACTTCTACCGATCGGAGTCCAGGGCGCGCGGTACGTGGCGTCCGTCGAGTGCCTCGGCCGGATATTCGGAGGCCGCGCGTCGTGCCGGGGACCGGGCCGGGCGGCGCGCCAAGATCGGCGTCGATCCCGAATTGGGCGGTGCACGAGGCGCTTTGGAGGCCTGA
- a CDS encoding L-lactate dehydrogenase has product MEARPTKLAIIGAGAVGTAVAYASLIRGVARTIALMDINTPKVTAEVLDMSHGLEFVPRADIIGDDDVSVCADADVVVFTAGAKQKPGQSRLELAEATIGLTKNILPGVIEVAPNAIYIMVTNPVDIVTYAALKISGLPNSQVFGSGTVLDSSRLRFLIAQHCDVAVQNVHAYIVGEHGDSEIPLWSSASIGGVPLLSWKPLPGGQAIDAAARERIHHEVVHSAYKIIEGKGATNYAIGLATARIVEAVLNNEHRVLPVSTVAEGYEGLDDVCLSLPTIVDRAGAQTRLEMPMSDDEHDGLMASAGTLREMQAKFGL; this is encoded by the coding sequence ATGGAAGCCCGACCCACCAAGCTGGCAATCATCGGAGCGGGGGCGGTGGGCACCGCGGTCGCCTATGCGTCGCTCATCCGAGGTGTGGCGCGCACCATCGCGCTGATGGACATCAACACACCCAAGGTCACGGCCGAGGTGCTCGACATGTCGCACGGACTCGAGTTCGTGCCGCGCGCCGACATCATCGGCGACGATGACGTCTCGGTGTGCGCGGACGCCGACGTGGTGGTGTTCACCGCCGGCGCCAAGCAGAAGCCCGGACAGTCTCGTCTCGAATTGGCCGAGGCCACAATCGGTTTGACCAAGAACATTCTGCCCGGCGTCATCGAGGTGGCGCCGAATGCCATCTACATCATGGTGACCAACCCGGTGGACATCGTGACGTATGCGGCGCTGAAGATCAGTGGCCTGCCCAACAGTCAGGTCTTCGGGTCGGGCACGGTGCTCGACTCGTCACGGCTGCGCTTCCTCATCGCCCAGCACTGCGACGTCGCCGTGCAGAACGTGCACGCCTACATCGTCGGCGAGCACGGGGACAGCGAGATCCCGCTCTGGAGTTCGGCGAGCATCGGCGGTGTGCCCCTGCTCAGCTGGAAGCCGCTGCCCGGCGGGCAGGCGATTGACGCCGCGGCGCGCGAGCGCATTCACCACGAGGTGGTGCACTCGGCCTACAAGATCATCGAGGGCAAGGGTGCCACCAACTACGCCATCGGTCTGGCAACCGCGCGCATCGTCGAGGCGGTGCTCAACAACGAGCACCGGGTCCTGCCGGTGTCGACGGTCGCCGAGGGGTACGAAGGGCTCGACGATGTGTGTCTGTCGCTGCCGACCATCGTCGACCGCGCCGGCGCCCAGACCCGCCTGGAGATGCCGATGTCCGACGACGAGCACGACGGTCTGATGGCCTCGGCCGGCACGCTGCGGGAGATGCAGGCGAAGTTCGGGCTCTGA
- the secE gene encoding preprotein translocase subunit SecE yields MSKRDRASRAKAAKDTAAETAAEELDGRDEATDVDEADTTSAESAKELRPSGKRSARGRRSAGAVTDGDDADAEGGSAVAVKERKKKKKVPAEESRNPFTRIWVFLTQVVAELKKVIWPTRREMITYTIVVLVFVIVMTAFISGIDLAFAKGVLWLFG; encoded by the coding sequence TTGAGCAAGCGAGACCGGGCTTCACGAGCCAAAGCCGCGAAGGACACCGCGGCCGAGACGGCTGCGGAGGAGCTCGACGGTCGCGACGAAGCCACCGACGTCGACGAGGCGGACACCACGTCCGCGGAGTCGGCCAAGGAGTTGCGTCCGTCCGGTAAGCGCTCGGCTCGTGGTCGACGGTCGGCGGGTGCGGTCACCGACGGAGACGACGCGGACGCCGAGGGCGGCTCCGCGGTCGCCGTCAAGGAACGCAAGAAAAAGAAGAAGGTACCCGCGGAGGAGAGCCGGAATCCGTTCACCCGGATCTGGGTTTTCCTCACGCAGGTCGTGGCGGAACTGAAGAAGGTCATCTGGCCGACGCGCCGGGAGATGATCACCTACACGATCGTCGTGCTGGTGTTCGTCATCGTGATGACCGCGTTCATCTCCGGCATCGACCTCGCCTTCGCCAAGGGAGTCCTCTGGCTGTTCGGCTGA
- the rplA gene encoding 50S ribosomal protein L1, protein MSKKSKAYAAAAEKVDKSKLYSPLEAAELAKETSSKNTDSTVEVAIRLGVDPRKADQMVRGTVNLPHGTGKTARVIVFAAGDKAAEATAAGADEVGAEDLIEKIQGGWLEFDAAIATPDQMAKVGRIARVLGPRGLMPNPKTGTVTTDVTKAVNDIKGGKINFRVDKAANLHFVIGKSSFDATKLAENYGAAYDEIMRAKPSAAKGRYIKKVTVSTTSGPGIPVDPQVTRNFAEPAQA, encoded by the coding sequence ATGAGCAAGAAGAGCAAGGCGTACGCCGCCGCGGCCGAGAAGGTCGACAAGTCCAAGCTCTACAGTCCGCTGGAGGCTGCTGAGCTGGCCAAGGAAACGTCGTCGAAGAACACCGACTCGACCGTCGAGGTCGCGATCCGGTTGGGCGTCGACCCCCGCAAGGCAGACCAGATGGTTCGAGGCACCGTCAACCTGCCGCACGGCACCGGTAAGACCGCCCGCGTGATCGTGTTCGCCGCCGGCGACAAGGCCGCCGAGGCCACCGCCGCCGGTGCCGACGAGGTCGGCGCCGAGGACCTGATCGAGAAGATCCAGGGTGGCTGGCTGGAGTTCGACGCCGCGATCGCCACCCCCGATCAGATGGCCAAGGTCGGCCGCATCGCGCGTGTCCTCGGACCGCGCGGCCTGATGCCGAACCCGAAGACGGGCACCGTCACCACCGACGTGACCAAGGCCGTCAACGACATCAAGGGCGGCAAGATCAACTTCCGCGTCGACAAGGCTGCGAACCTGCACTTCGTCATCGGCAAGTCGTCGTTCGACGCCACCAAGCTGGCCGAGAACTACGGTGCTGCCTACGACGAGATCATGCGCGCCAAGCCGTCGGCCGCCAAGGGTCGCTACATCAAGAAGGTGACCGTCTCCACGACGAGCGGCCCCGGTATCCCGGTGGACCCGCAGGTCACCCGCAACTTCGCGGAGCCGGCGCAGGCCTGA
- the rplK gene encoding 50S ribosomal protein L11, with product MPPKKKKLAGIIKLQIQAGQANPAPPVGPALGQHGVNIMEFCKAYNAATESQRGNVVPVEIFVYEDRSFDFKLKTPPAAKLLLKAAGLQKGSGEPHVKKVGKVTADQVREIAKTKAEDLNAVDIDQAAKIIAGTARSMGITVEG from the coding sequence ATGCCTCCCAAGAAGAAGAAGCTCGCCGGGATCATCAAGCTCCAGATCCAGGCAGGCCAGGCCAACCCGGCCCCGCCCGTGGGTCCGGCGCTCGGTCAGCACGGCGTGAACATTATGGAATTCTGCAAGGCGTACAACGCCGCGACCGAGTCGCAGCGCGGCAACGTCGTGCCGGTGGAGATCTTCGTCTACGAAGATCGCTCGTTCGACTTCAAGTTGAAGACCCCGCCGGCCGCGAAACTGCTGCTCAAGGCTGCCGGTCTGCAGAAGGGCTCGGGCGAGCCGCACGTCAAGAAGGTCGGCAAGGTGACCGCGGACCAGGTCCGCGAGATCGCGAAGACCAAGGCCGAGGACCTCAACGCCGTCGACATCGATCAGGCCGCGAAGATCATCGCCGGTACTGCTCGGTCGATGGGTATCACCGTCGAAGGCTGA
- a CDS encoding TIGR04338 family metallohydrolase, producing MTPRDSGRTAYYRAEQLVFTMFERAPSTRAVQLAGTELTLPVEARFASVQSVREYVARVQAMATVRERFRRAAVPVTVRPRRGNRKAHYAPAKAEIAIPDAAEGRWALRELVVLHELAHHLDESEGPAHGPGFIETITTLVGLVLGPEAGFVYRVVLADSGVG from the coding sequence GTGACGCCGCGCGACTCGGGGCGCACCGCCTACTACCGCGCGGAACAGCTGGTGTTCACCATGTTCGAGCGGGCGCCCTCGACCCGCGCAGTGCAATTGGCGGGAACCGAGCTGACGTTACCCGTCGAGGCTCGGTTCGCCTCGGTGCAATCCGTGCGCGAGTACGTGGCCAGGGTGCAGGCCATGGCCACTGTGCGAGAACGTTTCCGGCGCGCCGCGGTGCCGGTCACGGTGCGCCCGCGGCGCGGCAACCGCAAGGCCCACTATGCGCCGGCGAAAGCCGAGATCGCGATTCCCGATGCGGCAGAGGGCCGTTGGGCATTGCGCGAACTCGTCGTCCTGCATGAGCTCGCGCACCATCTCGACGAGTCCGAGGGGCCTGCGCACGGGCCGGGCTTCATCGAGACGATCACGACACTCGTTGGACTGGTGCTGGGACCCGAGGCCGGGTTCGTGTATCGGGTGGTACTTGCCGACAGCGGGGTCGGCTGA
- a CDS encoding excalibur calcium-binding domain-containing protein codes for MIGGALVAMACAVTVPALAAAPAMAATTYSNCSAMHEDYPHGVGKPGAVDSTSGTPVTDFTVDADLYNANKKSDRDGDGIACEKN; via the coding sequence ATGATCGGCGGCGCCCTGGTGGCGATGGCATGCGCGGTGACCGTACCGGCTTTGGCGGCGGCTCCGGCCATGGCGGCCACGACCTACAGCAACTGTTCGGCGATGCACGAGGACTATCCGCACGGCGTCGGTAAACCCGGGGCGGTGGATTCGACGTCGGGTACCCCGGTCACCGATTTCACCGTCGACGCGGATCTCTACAACGCCAACAAGAAGAGCGACCGCGACGGTGACGGGATCGCCTGCGAGAAGAACTGA
- a CDS encoding MFS transporter: MSSPPDRLRRGTPAYRRATRVLFVAGLTTFAAMYGTQALLPELSDAFGVSPAGAALSVSVTTGAIAVSIIPLAVASERIGRTRMMIGASVLFTVVGLLLPLSPGLGWLLVGRGVQGVALAGVPAVAMAYLAEEVEPAALGEAMGRYVAGTTLGGLLGRVLPAVMLEAPLADDVQWRAALASVGVLSAVLTAYFVARLPASRNFVAKDVSVRATVAHLGGHLRDPRLLPLFGCAFVLMGGFVSAYNYLGYRLLGGPFNLSEAVVGLVFLLYLAGTVSSAVAGRWADRFGRGAIMAAVIVAAAVGLALTVVDNLVLVVIGMGIYTAGFFGAHSVASGWVGVVATSHRAEASSLYLFAYYLGSSVLGAVSGIAYASAGWDGVLIFVGVGLVLALGLVGMLVRQPKASS; encoded by the coding sequence ATGTCCTCTCCGCCCGATCGTCTGCGTCGCGGCACCCCTGCGTATCGTCGGGCCACCCGGGTGCTCTTTGTCGCGGGACTCACCACCTTCGCGGCGATGTACGGCACGCAGGCGTTGCTGCCGGAGCTGTCCGACGCCTTCGGGGTGTCACCGGCGGGGGCCGCGTTGTCGGTGTCGGTGACGACGGGGGCGATCGCGGTGTCGATCATTCCGTTGGCCGTGGCGTCGGAACGGATCGGGCGCACGCGAATGATGATCGGGGCGTCGGTGCTGTTCACCGTCGTCGGATTGCTGCTGCCGCTCAGCCCGGGCCTGGGATGGCTGCTCGTCGGACGAGGCGTGCAAGGGGTGGCGCTGGCCGGTGTGCCCGCGGTGGCGATGGCCTATCTCGCCGAGGAAGTGGAGCCGGCCGCGCTCGGTGAGGCGATGGGCCGCTACGTCGCCGGCACCACGCTGGGCGGCTTGCTGGGCCGGGTGCTGCCGGCGGTCATGCTCGAGGCGCCGCTGGCCGACGACGTGCAGTGGCGTGCGGCGCTGGCCTCGGTGGGAGTGTTGTCCGCGGTGCTCACCGCCTACTTCGTGGCGCGGCTGCCGGCGTCGAGGAACTTCGTGGCGAAGGACGTGTCGGTGCGGGCCACCGTCGCGCATCTGGGCGGGCATCTTCGGGACCCGCGTCTGCTGCCGTTGTTCGGCTGCGCGTTCGTGCTGATGGGTGGCTTCGTGTCGGCCTACAACTACCTCGGATATCGGCTGCTGGGCGGCCCGTTCAACCTGTCGGAAGCCGTGGTCGGGCTGGTGTTCCTGTTGTATCTGGCGGGGACGGTCAGTTCGGCGGTGGCCGGGCGATGGGCCGACCGTTTCGGCCGCGGCGCGATCATGGCGGCCGTGATCGTCGCTGCGGCAGTGGGGCTGGCGCTGACCGTCGTCGACAACCTGGTGCTGGTGGTCATCGGGATGGGCATCTACACAGCCGGGTTCTTCGGGGCCCATTCGGTGGCCAGCGGGTGGGTGGGGGTGGTGGCCACCAGTCACCGGGCGGAGGCGTCGTCGTTGTATCTGTTCGCCTACTACCTGGGTAGTTCGGTGCTCGGTGCGGTGTCGGGAATCGCGTACGCTTCCGCGGGCTGGGACGGGGTGCTCATCTTCGTCGGAGTGGGCCTGGTGCTGGCGCTCGGATTGGTGGGAATGCTTGTGCGACAGCCGAAGGCGTCGTCGTGA
- the nusG gene encoding transcription termination/antitermination protein NusG has protein sequence MSTPENENNSTATDEIGTVDVVDAENGAVDETEDPGVEAQVEAAEDEADAVEGGEAAVEQADEEQAEAAVEDEAAAEPATDESAADEPEEEVDPVEELRKQLRRAPGDWYVIHSYAGYENKVKANLETRVQNLDVGDYIFQVEVPTEEVTEIKNGQPKKVNRKVLPGYILVRMDLNDDSWGAVRNTPGVTGFVGMNSKPSPLSLNEVLQFLMPRTEAKKPAAAKGAGAEGVEAAAAAATATIEVDFEVGESVTVMDGPFATLPASISEVNAEQRKVKVLVSIFGRETPVELAFNQVEKI, from the coding sequence GTGAGCACCCCGGAGAACGAGAACAACTCGACCGCCACCGACGAGATCGGCACGGTCGACGTCGTCGACGCCGAGAACGGTGCTGTCGACGAGACCGAGGATCCGGGCGTGGAAGCGCAGGTCGAGGCTGCTGAAGACGAAGCCGACGCCGTCGAGGGTGGTGAGGCGGCCGTCGAGCAGGCCGACGAAGAGCAGGCCGAGGCCGCTGTCGAGGACGAGGCCGCTGCCGAACCCGCCACTGATGAGTCCGCTGCCGACGAGCCTGAGGAAGAGGTCGACCCCGTCGAGGAGCTGCGCAAGCAACTGCGGCGCGCCCCGGGCGACTGGTACGTGATCCACAGCTACGCCGGGTACGAGAACAAGGTGAAGGCCAACCTCGAGACCCGCGTGCAGAACCTCGACGTCGGCGACTACATCTTCCAGGTCGAGGTACCGACCGAAGAGGTCACCGAGATCAAGAACGGCCAGCCCAAGAAGGTCAACCGCAAGGTGCTGCCCGGCTACATCCTGGTGCGCATGGATCTCAACGACGATTCCTGGGGCGCGGTGCGCAACACCCCCGGTGTCACCGGATTCGTCGGCATGAACTCCAAGCCGTCGCCGCTATCGCTCAACGAGGTGCTGCAGTTCCTCATGCCGCGGACCGAGGCCAAGAAGCCGGCCGCAGCCAAGGGCGCCGGTGCCGAGGGTGTGGAGGCAGCTGCTGCCGCAGCCACCGCGACCATCGAGGTCGACTTCGAGGTCGGCGAGTCGGTCACCGTCATGGACGGACCGTTCGCGACGCTGCCCGCCTCGATCTCCGAGGTCAACGCCGAGCAGCGCAAGGTCAAGGTGCTCGTGTCGATCTTCGGTCGCGAGACGCCGGTCGAGCTGGCGTTCAACCAGGTCGAGAAGATCTGA
- a CDS encoding DUF4189 domain-containing protein, whose amino-acid sequence MNRKLIAAIGITASLAAGGTTLAAAGPAQAATNWGVIAFDNSGRTSYAVDYPSQRSAINAAKARCGSHCGYFAFYNSCGAIAYTNDRRHWHWASGYRTPQAAQNAARSELPYRGYVARWACTTRPR is encoded by the coding sequence ATGAATCGCAAACTCATCGCAGCAATCGGCATCACCGCATCATTGGCGGCCGGAGGAACCACCCTCGCGGCCGCGGGACCCGCCCAGGCAGCCACCAACTGGGGCGTCATCGCCTTCGACAACTCCGGGCGCACCAGCTACGCCGTCGACTACCCCTCCCAGCGATCCGCGATCAACGCCGCCAAGGCCCGATGTGGTTCGCACTGTGGGTATTTCGCGTTCTACAACTCGTGCGGCGCGATCGCCTACACCAACGATCGCCGGCACTGGCACTGGGCGAGCGGCTACCGCACCCCGCAGGCCGCCCAGAACGCCGCGCGCAGCGAACTGCCCTACCGCGGGTACGTCGCGCGGTGGGCGTGCACCACGCGTCCGCGGTGA